In Ochotona princeps isolate mOchPri1 chromosome 22, mOchPri1.hap1, whole genome shotgun sequence, the following are encoded in one genomic region:
- the STMN3 gene encoding stathmin-3 — MASTMTAYREKMKELSVLSLICSCLSPRPHPNTIYQYGDMEVKQLDKRASGQSFEVILKSPSDLSPESPVLSSPPKRKDTSLEELQKRLEAAEERRKTQEAQVLKQLAERREHQREVLHKAQEESSNFSRLAGEKLHHKMELSKEIREAHLAALRERLREKELHAAEVRRNKEQREEMSG; from the exons ATGGCCAGCACCATGACCG CCTACAGGGAGAAGATGAAGGAGCTGTCGGTGCTCTCCCTCATCTGCTCCTGCCTCTCCCCGCGGCCGCACCCCAACACCATCTACCAGTACGGGG acatggaagtgaagcagctggacaaGCGGGCCTCTGGCCAGAGCTTCGAGGTCATCCTCAAGTCACCTTCTGACCTGTCCCCAGAGAGCCCCGTGCTCTCCTCTCCCCCCAAGAGGAAGGACACATCCCTGGAGGAGCTGCAGAAGCGGCTGGAGGCGGCCgaggagaggaggaag ACGCAGGAGGCGCAGGTGCTGAAGCAGCTGGCAGAGAGGCGCGAGCACCAGCGGGAGGTGCTGCACAAGGCGCAGGAGGAGAGCAGCAACTTCAGCCGCCTGGCGGGGGAGAAGCTGCACCACAAGATGGAGCTCAGCAAGGAGATCCGCGAGGCGCACCTGGCCGCGCTGCGGGAGCGGCTGCGCGAGaag GAGTTGCACGCGGCCGAGGTGCGCAGGAACAAGGAGCAGCGAGAGGAGATGTCTGGCTGA
- the GMEB2 gene encoding glucocorticoid modulatory element-binding protein 2 isoform X1, which translates to MATPDVSVHMEEVVVVTTPDTAVDGSGVEEVKTVLVTTNLAPHGGDLTEDNMETESAAAAAAAAFTASSQLKEAVLVKMAEEGESLEAEIVYPITCGDSRASLIWRKFVCPGINVKCVQYDEHVISPKEFVHLAGKSTLKDWKRAIRMNGIMLRKIMDSGELDFYQHDKVCSNTCRSTKIDLSGARVSLSSPTSSEYIPLTPATADVNGSPATITLEACEDPGDWTTAIADDTFAFWRGLKDAGLLAEVIQEFHQELAETMRGLQQRVQDPPLQLRDAVLLNNIVQNFGMLDLVKKVLASHKCQMDRSREQYARDLAALEQQCDEHRRRARELKCKSQHLSNVLMTLTPVSLPPPVKRPRLARATSGPAAVASQVLPQPAQITLGTSVPVPQLTSVPLGKVVSTLPPAVLGKGSSPATPASSPASPLLGGYTVLASSGPTFPSTVEIHPDASSLTVLSTAAMQDGSTVLKVVSPLQLLTLQNVAQASPGGSTIVTVPTGATPGPEEHTATIEVATVAEDHEQK; encoded by the exons ATGGCCACCCCAGATGTGAGCGTCCACATGGAGGAGGTGGTGGTTGTGACCACTCCAGACACAGCAGTTGATGGCAGTGGAGTGGAGGAGGTGAAGACAGTGCTGGTGACGACAAACTTGGCTCCTCATGG GGGCGACCTGACGGAAGACAACATGGAGACAGAGAGTGCCGCTGCGGCAGCTGCAGCCGCCTTcacagcctcctcccagctcAAGGAAGCCGTCTTAG TGAAGATGGCTGAAGAGGGGGAGAGTCTGGAGGCAGAGATTGTATACCCCATCACCTGTGGGGACAGCAGGGCCAGCCTCATCTGGAGGAAGTTCGTGTGCCCGGGCATCAACGTCAAGTGTGTCCAG tatGACGAACACGTCATCAGCCCCAAGGAGTTCGTGCACTTGGCAGGGAAGTCAACGCTGAAGGACTGGAAGAGAGCCATCCGTATGAACGGCATTATGCTCAG GAAGATCATGGACTCGGGGGAGCTGGACTTCTACCAGCATGACAAGGTCTGCTCCAATACCTGCCGCAGCACCAAGATCGACCTCTCAGGGGCCCGGGTGTCCCTGAGCAGCCCTACGTCCAGCGAGTACATCCCGCTCACGCCCGCCACAGCTGACG TGAATGGCTCTCCCGCCACCATCACCTTAGAGGCCTGTGAAGACCCTGGGGACTGGACCACGGCCATCGCAG ATGACACTTTTGCCTTCTGGCGTGGGCTCAAGGATGCAGGCCTGTTGGCTGAGGTCATTCAGGAGTTCCACCAGGAGCTGGCGGAGACCATGAGGGGCCTGCAGCAGCGGGTCCAGGACCCACCCCTGCAGCTCCGAG ATGCTGTGCTACTCAACAACATCGTACAGAACTTCGGCATGCTGGACCTGGTGAAGAAGGTGCTGGCCAGCCACAAGTGCCAGATGGACCGCTCCCGGGAGCAATACGCCCGCGACCTCGCAG CCCTGGAGCAGCAGTGTGATGAGCACCGCCGCCGTGCCCGGGAGCTCAAGTGCAAGTCGCAGCACCTCAGCAATGTACTTATGACCCTGACGCCAGTGTCTCTGCCGCCCCCTGTGAAGCGACCCCGCCTTGCTCGCGCCACATCTGGCCCAGCCGCGGTAGCCTCCCAGGTGCTGCCACAGCCGGCACAGATCACACTTGGCACCAGTGTGCCTGTACCCCAGCTGACCAGCGTGCCACTGGGCAAGGTGGTATCCACCCTGCCCCCTGCGGTCCTGGGCAAGGGCTCCTCCCCAGCCACACCTGCCAGCTCTCCAGCCTCCCCGCTGCTGGGCGGATACACGGTTCTGGCCTCCTCGGGCCCCACCTTCCCCAGCACCGTGGAGATCCACCCGGACGCGTCCAGCCTCACAGTGCTCAGCACAGCGGCCATGCAGGACGGCAGCACAGTGCTGAAGGTGGTCAGCCCGCTGCAGCTGCTTACGCTGCAGAACGTGGCCCAGGCCTCCCCCGGGGGCAGCACCATCGTGACTGTGCCCACGGGGGCCACACCAGGGCCTGAGGAACACACGGCCACCATCGAGGTGGCCACTGTGGCTGAGGACCATGAGCAGAAGTAG
- the GMEB2 gene encoding glucocorticoid modulatory element-binding protein 2 isoform X2 yields MAEEGESLEAEIVYPITCGDSRASLIWRKFVCPGINVKCVQYDEHVISPKEFVHLAGKSTLKDWKRAIRMNGIMLRKIMDSGELDFYQHDKVCSNTCRSTKIDLSGARVSLSSPTSSEYIPLTPATADVNGSPATITLEACEDPGDWTTAIADDTFAFWRGLKDAGLLAEVIQEFHQELAETMRGLQQRVQDPPLQLRDAVLLNNIVQNFGMLDLVKKVLASHKCQMDRSREQYARDLAALEQQCDEHRRRARELKCKSQHLSNVLMTLTPVSLPPPVKRPRLARATSGPAAVASQVLPQPAQITLGTSVPVPQLTSVPLGKVVSTLPPAVLGKGSSPATPASSPASPLLGGYTVLASSGPTFPSTVEIHPDASSLTVLSTAAMQDGSTVLKVVSPLQLLTLQNVAQASPGGSTIVTVPTGATPGPEEHTATIEVATVAEDHEQK; encoded by the exons ATGGCTGAAGAGGGGGAGAGTCTGGAGGCAGAGATTGTATACCCCATCACCTGTGGGGACAGCAGGGCCAGCCTCATCTGGAGGAAGTTCGTGTGCCCGGGCATCAACGTCAAGTGTGTCCAG tatGACGAACACGTCATCAGCCCCAAGGAGTTCGTGCACTTGGCAGGGAAGTCAACGCTGAAGGACTGGAAGAGAGCCATCCGTATGAACGGCATTATGCTCAG GAAGATCATGGACTCGGGGGAGCTGGACTTCTACCAGCATGACAAGGTCTGCTCCAATACCTGCCGCAGCACCAAGATCGACCTCTCAGGGGCCCGGGTGTCCCTGAGCAGCCCTACGTCCAGCGAGTACATCCCGCTCACGCCCGCCACAGCTGACG TGAATGGCTCTCCCGCCACCATCACCTTAGAGGCCTGTGAAGACCCTGGGGACTGGACCACGGCCATCGCAG ATGACACTTTTGCCTTCTGGCGTGGGCTCAAGGATGCAGGCCTGTTGGCTGAGGTCATTCAGGAGTTCCACCAGGAGCTGGCGGAGACCATGAGGGGCCTGCAGCAGCGGGTCCAGGACCCACCCCTGCAGCTCCGAG ATGCTGTGCTACTCAACAACATCGTACAGAACTTCGGCATGCTGGACCTGGTGAAGAAGGTGCTGGCCAGCCACAAGTGCCAGATGGACCGCTCCCGGGAGCAATACGCCCGCGACCTCGCAG CCCTGGAGCAGCAGTGTGATGAGCACCGCCGCCGTGCCCGGGAGCTCAAGTGCAAGTCGCAGCACCTCAGCAATGTACTTATGACCCTGACGCCAGTGTCTCTGCCGCCCCCTGTGAAGCGACCCCGCCTTGCTCGCGCCACATCTGGCCCAGCCGCGGTAGCCTCCCAGGTGCTGCCACAGCCGGCACAGATCACACTTGGCACCAGTGTGCCTGTACCCCAGCTGACCAGCGTGCCACTGGGCAAGGTGGTATCCACCCTGCCCCCTGCGGTCCTGGGCAAGGGCTCCTCCCCAGCCACACCTGCCAGCTCTCCAGCCTCCCCGCTGCTGGGCGGATACACGGTTCTGGCCTCCTCGGGCCCCACCTTCCCCAGCACCGTGGAGATCCACCCGGACGCGTCCAGCCTCACAGTGCTCAGCACAGCGGCCATGCAGGACGGCAGCACAGTGCTGAAGGTGGTCAGCCCGCTGCAGCTGCTTACGCTGCAGAACGTGGCCCAGGCCTCCCCCGGGGGCAGCACCATCGTGACTGTGCCCACGGGGGCCACACCAGGGCCTGAGGAACACACGGCCACCATCGAGGTGGCCACTGTGGCTGAGGACCATGAGCAGAAGTAG